The Chiloscyllium plagiosum isolate BGI_BamShark_2017 chromosome 43, ASM401019v2, whole genome shotgun sequence genome includes a window with the following:
- the tp53 gene encoding cellular tumor antigen p53 produces the protein MSSGTMTESQLDEPLSQETFRELWNQLEVPSANVGLENVFPMLSVLTDLDLQMDELGVGSSDGAPIPEMSLPLPSSSQAAPVSNLPRMPTNSVLATDDYPGPHQFQLQFQQFSTAKSVTCTYSPILNKLFCQLAKTCPIQVRVDSVPPPGTLLRATAVYKKPEHVAEVVRRCPHHERNSENDDGPAPPSHLIRVEANSQARYAEDSETKRQSVIVPYEVPQVGSDCTTVLYNYMCNSSCMGGMNRRPILSILTLESPDGVLLGRRCFEVRVCACPGRDRKTEEENLKRQQDSLAVKPGSNGSKRSLVEVSRGTTLPQTKKKKVLLDDEVFTLQVRHDGGSPTGTSSLGQRQAHLLLPSTAPSAISRGRSEAAQSLLAWSPV, from the exons ATGTCCTCAGGCACAATGACAGAAAGTCAACTGGATGAACCTCTAAGTCAGGAGACCTTTCGAGAGCTGTGGAACCA GCTCGAGGTACCAAGTGCCAACGTGGGCCTGGAGAATGTCTTCCCAATGCTG TCGGTGCTCACTGACCTGGACCTCCAGATGGACGAGCTGGGTGTGGGGAGCAGCGATGGTGCTCCCATTCCAGAGATGTCGCTCCCACTGCCGAGCTCCTCCCAGGCTGCGCCAGTGTCAAACCTGCCGCGAATGCCCACCAACTCAGTCCTGGCCACAGACGACTATCCGGGCCCTCACCAGTTCCAGCTGCAGTTCCAGCAGTTCAGCACTGCCAAGTCTGTCACATGTACG TACTCCCCCATCCTGAACAAGCTGTTCTGCCAACTGGCCAAGACCTGCCCGATCCAGGTTCGTGTGGACTCGGTGCCACCCCCAGGGACTCTGCTCCGTGCCACTGCCGTCTATAAGAAGCCGGAGCATGTGGCTGAAGTGGTGAGACGGTGCCCGCACCATGAACGCAACTCGGAGAATGATGATG GCCCCGCCCCTCCCAGTCACCTGATCCGGGTCGAGGCCAATAGCCAGGCACGGTACGCCGAGGATTCAGAAACCAAACGACAGAGCGTCATCGTGCCGTACGAAGTTCCACAG gTGGGCTCTGACTGTACCACTGTTCTCTATAACTACATGTGTAACAGCAGCTGCATGGGAGGCATGAATAGGAGGCCCATTCTCTCCATCCTCACCCTGGAGAGCCCTGA TGGCGTACTTCTTGGCCGGAGATGTTTCGAGGTGCGAGTGTGCGCGTGTCCGGGCCGTGATCGGAAAACCGAGGAGGAGAACCTGAAGCGGCAACAGGACAGCCTGGCTGTGAAACCGGGCAGCAATGGGAGCAAACGCT cccttGTGGAGGTCTCACGTGGAACCACATTGCCACAGACCAAGAAGAAGAAAGTACTGCTGGACGATGAAGTCTTCACTCTGCAGGTAAGGCACGATGGAGGCTCTCCCACTGGGACATCATCTCTCGGTCAGAGGCAAGCCCATCTCCTGCTGCCTTCAACTGCCCCCTCAGCTATTTCCCGGGGCAGGTCAGAGGCAGCCCAGTCACTATTGGCCTGGAGTCCCGTGTAG
- the elp5 gene encoding elongator complex protein 5 has product MLESLSRGLEPPGLLLIADSFECEGRSLLKSFVTSAALRGECVHVFTFELSDVEFSIGLDDGVRTRLQFHDGFSDPLDWEQMGMLPIRNLSGQELVGRVGGVEAGPSQQPRTVVLDSLSSLLHHKPISHLARDLQDFQQRAATAGLTVRRLVALLHTDLHPPEVLQALGVQLGTTVITVTPSPEGSRLPGSSLPSNMASIVQRRKSGKVVRQEEYFTIETGFRLISSVEPLPGKQGVAGSDSVSVQPDPAAHLPFNLRLTEQEREAREQVPLPYHFSTEKKMSLLHGGSGDGRIYYQPDESDDVDEEDPDDDLDF; this is encoded by the exons ATGTTGGAGAGTCTGAGCCGGGGCTTGGAGCCGCCCGGCCTGCTCCTGATCGCAG ACAGCTTTGAGTGCGAGGGTAGGAGTTTGCTGAAGAGTTTTGTCACCAGCGCAGCTTTGCG GGGTGAATGCGTCCACGTGTTTACCTTTGAGCTCTCGGACGTGGAGTTCAGCATTGGACTAGACGATGGAGTCAGGACAAG GCTGCAGTTTCACGATGGGTTCAGTGACCCCCTGGACTGGGAGCAGATGGGGATGCTCCCCATCAGGAACCTCAGTGGGCAGGAGCTGGTTGGCCGTGTAGGGGGGGTAGAGGCAGGCCCCTCCCAGCAGCCACGCACCGTGGTGCTGGACTCGCTCAGCTCCCTGTTACACCACAAACCCATCAGCCACCTCGCTCGGGACCTCCAGGATTTCCAACAGCGAGCggccacagcag GGCTGACCGTCAGGAGGCTGGTGGCATTACTGCACACTGACCTTCACCCACCAGAGGTACTCCAGGCCCTGGGGGTACAACTGGGCACTACTGTCATCACCGTGACTCCTTCCCCTGAGGGCAGCCGGCTGCCAGGGAGCTCCCTCCCCTCCAACATGGCCAGCATCGTGCAGAGGCGGAAATCGGGAAAGGTGGTGCGGCAG GAGGAATACTTCACCATCGAGACAGGATTCCGCCTGATATCCTCAGTGGAGCCCCTGCCGGGGAAGCAGGGTGTAGCAGGGAGTGATAGTGTGTCG GTGCAGCCTGACCCTGCGGCACACTTGCCGTTTAACCTGCGGCTGACAGAGCAGGAACGTGAGGCACGGGAACAGGTGCCTCTGCCCTATCACTTCAGCACCGAGAA AAAGATGTCGCTGTTACATGGAGGATCTGGAGACGGGAGGATTTATTACCAGCCAGATGAATCAGATGATGTGGATGAGGAGGATCCTGACGATGATCTGGATTTCTAG